The Prevotella melaninogenica nucleotide sequence AGTAGCTAAGGCTGAGGAACTTCACCGTAACCCATTGGACCTCTACGCAGGTTTCAATATGCAGGGAGGCGAACCAAAAACATATAGTACTGTACGTTGGCCGCTTTTGAAGAAGTACCCAATCTCAATCGGTCTTTGGGGTGCTCACTCACAGAACATGTTCTTTGAGAGTCGTGGTGAGAAGGGTAGTGACCCAGAGACACAGCAGCGTACTTATATGTTGCGTACTGAGCGTTGGTTCTCAAGCGGTTCACGTAACCCTGTTACTACTCCTGAGATTTCACACAGCATGCAGTACAATGCTGATAACACAGATTTCCACGGTATGTCAGCTATGATGACCGCACGTAGTTCTATGTCTTGGGACTTGACACAGGAGCCATTGATTACTTACTTCAACCTCGGTAACGGTAAGTTCTTCAACTATGGTGGTGTTCGTCAGAACGATCGCCCATGGGCTAACGTAGGTGTACAGGATTACTTGCCAACATGGCGTTGGTGGTTTGCAAGCAAGTTGCTCGGTCGTACCGCGGCTGATGTTCCTGCAACTGGTCTTGATGCAGAGTTCGTATGGGACGATGCTTACATGGGTGGTTCTACTGTTCGTGTACATGGTTCTACTCCTAAGGAGTATCTCCACCTCTTCAAGACAAAGTATGCTTTGAAGACAGGCGACGTTATCACCTTCCGTTATAAGGTTAAGGGTGGTAAGGCTGATGCTTCTTTGGTATTCGCTACAGAAGATAATGTAAACGCAGAGAAGGCTTATCCAGTATTGACAACTGCTGATGAGGCTGATGAGGATAAGTGGGTTGAGAAGACTATCACTGTTGGTGGCGACTTGAACGGTAAGACACTTGCACTCGTTGCACTCAAGATGGAGAATGCTGCCGACTTGAATCTCTACCTCGGTGAGTTCTCTATCGTTCGTGGTACTTTCGATACTCCAGCTCAGCCACAGATTGTGAAGACAGCTCTGTTGCATTCTGCAAAGAATGGTGTTGACGGTAAGATTATCTTCAACATGCCTAACACTAAGGCAAAGGGCGAGCCTTGCTACAATACAGACGTGAAGACTTCTCTCTTCAAGCTCTGGGCACAGCAGGAGGGCAAGGAGCCTATCCTCATGGGTGTAACCACTTCATGGGCAGGTATGTTCTATTCTGTTCCTGTTGACCTCAAGGGTCAGGGCAAGGTTAAGTTCGGTGTGTCTGCAGTATCTCTTGATATGAAGAAGGAAAGTGCTATCGCTTGGGGCGAGAATCACGAAATCTTCACAAACTATGACTACAACGACGAAATCAAGGCAGACAAGTCTGTGATTAAGCCAAACGAGGAGTTCACTATCTCTTATGTTGACCCACGTCACGAGGCTGGTAACTGGAAGATTGTTGATGGTTCTGGTAACGTCGTTGCTCAGGCTGACAACGCTACAGAGATTAAGGTGACTGGCATTGCTAACGTAGGTTTCTATAACCTCATTCTCAATGGTAAGGTAGCTTCAACTTCTGGTCGTGTAGACAAGGAAGTAACTTACTCTAACTATGTTCAGATTACTTCTAATGCAGTAGGTGCTGTTCCTCACATCAACAAGCTGACAGCTGATGAGAGCGAGACAAGTATTGAGGTTGTTGCCAATAAGGAGGTAACAATGAAGTATGAGGGTAAGAAGGCTGACGGTTCAGGCTCAAGAGGTGTTAAACTCCTTGAGAAACCAGTAGGTGTTAAGGTTTCTGAGCTCGGCTTTAATAATACAAGCAAGAACAATCAGGCTTGGTCACTCGCATTCTGGGTTAAGTTCAATGGCTTCACTGGTGGTACTCAGATTGTAGATATGCGTCATCCCGGTACTGACTGGCCACAGAATAACTGGGGTTCTATGTGGACTACATACGATCCTAACACAGGTGTTTATGAGGTGACACTCCGTGAGAAGAATGCTGGTGGTGCTAAGGAGTACAAGCAGCGTTGGAAGGTTGACTTCGTTCCGGGTGCTTGGACACACTTCGTTTTGGCTATGGAAGGTAACGGTACAGATACCAAGCCTATGGTTTATATCAATGGTAAGGCTGCTAAGGCTCATAACTGGGAATATAATGGTCAGCAGGGCGAGGGTCTTAATACAGCTCGTTTTGCAAACAATGCATGGTGGGATGAGAATATTCTCGGTATTGGCTTTGGTCGTGCTGGAGCAGCTGCTATTAATGGTACTGTTGATGATGTTAAGTTCTTCGACAAGGCTATCTCTGAGGCTGAGGCTACAAAAACAATGATGTCTATAGCTACTACAGATGCTGGTATGAAGGCTTACTGGGACTTCGAGTCAGATGCTGCTGCAGACCACTACTTCGCAAGTAAGGTTGGTACTGCTAAGATTGCGCACGGTGAGTTGAAGGCAGGTACTGGTGAGGGTGTTACAACGCTTGTTCCAGATGCTCCAACTTATGATGCTGGTAGTGCATTCGTTTCTGGTAATTTCCAAGTGACAACTACTGCAGAGTGGACTGCTAAGAAGGCTACTATCACTTCACAGTCAGGTAACGATCAGGCTGGTACAGCGAAGTTGAAGTATGCTAAGGCTGGTGACTATGAGGTTACATTGACCTTGACCAATGCTCACGGTTCTGACACTCGTACCTTCAAGGTAATTAAGGTGAAGGCTGATCCAACAGGTATCAATGGCACTGAGGCTGCTGATATGAAGGTTTACGCAATCGACCGTGACGTATTGTTTGATGTTGAAACACCGGGCAACTACCTCGTTCAGGTATTCTCTACCAATGGTCAGATGGTTGCAAGTAAGGCTGTTTCTGTCAATGGTGCAGAGTCTGTACGTCTCCATCTTGGTGCTCAGGGCGTTTACGTCGTGAATGTTAAGAAGGACGGTAAGACACTCCGTACAGTGAAATTTATCTGTAAGTAAATAATTCTGTAAGTGCTGGAAGGAGCTCTACTCCTCTGGCACTTATGTTTTAACCTAATCTTATTGCTTATAAAAGCATCTAAACTTTAAACTTTGGGTACATAAAAGAATTATAACTAAATAGCATTATTGCTAAACAGAAATAAACAAACCTTATATGGCTGTATGTGTATGGCTGTATAAACCTAAATTCATTTATAAACTAAACATTCATTATTCATGAAAAAGATTACTTTATTTGCATCTTTGGCATTGGCGAGCTGTCTCAGCATGAGTGCACAGCGTACGCCAACACATCCATTGGACATCCAAGATGCTAAGTTTGAGAACCTGCCTAACTACCTTGAAGCATGGTTGAAAGGCGAGATGAAGCAGCCACAGGGCGTCAGCGATATTGACGACCAGTTCTTTATCTCACGTGTTCGCCCACTCGAGCGTATTAAGGATGGTGATTATCAGGTGCGCCAAGGCGTGAAGCGCAATCGTAAGATGTGTCTGTGGACACCGCTTGACGACCCTACCGCTCAGTGGAAGGCGCTCCCTCGTTATTGCTTTGAGGGCGATAACTTTAGTTTGTGGTCATACATTGATATCCACGGAAACTGGACTTCACCTTGGATTCGTTCTACCGCAGGTCTGACTGACGTTGCTCATAAGAACGGTGTCAGCGTGGGTTGTGTGATGTCTATTGGTTATGGTGCAAGTGTATATCTTAACCAATGGAGACAAGATACCTATAGTAAGGTTCTTTTCAAGCTGTCGAAAAAGGAGGGAGATAAGTTTATTTATGCCGCTCCTTTCGTTCGCTTGATGAAGTATTATGGTGTGAATGGTATCGGTTTCAACTCAGAGTTCTATACTAATGCAGCATCAATGAAACAATTGAGTGAGTTCTTTGTGGCGTGTCATAAGGAAGCTGAGAAAATCAATTGGAAGTTTGAAGTACATTGGTATGATGGCACAGCTGATAGTGGTTATATTCGCTTCGACCGTGGATTAGGTTCTCATAATGAGAAGATCTTTGGTGATAAAGACAATATTGCCACTGATATGCTCTTTGCCAATTATAACTGGGACGGTGGATTACTTCGTTCATCTGTAGCTACAGCCAATCGTTTGGGTCGTAGTAGCTTCGATTATTATGCAGGCTTTGACATTCAAGGTCGTGGTTTGCGCCAGGCAAGTTGGAGCGCATTGTTAGACAATGATATCTCTATCGGTTTCTGGGGTGCTCACAAGCAGAGTCTTATCCACCAGAGTGCTACCGACAATGGTACATCTGACATTGCTATTCAGAAGACTTATCTGAAGAAGCAGGAGCTTATGTTTAGTGGTGGTTATAACAATCCAGGTCTGTTACCAGCCATCAATACAGATTGTAATTTGGCGAATGCAAGCTTAAAGAGCTTCCACGGACTTGCAACCTTCCTTACAGCGAAGTCTACTATCCAGCAGGTTCCATTTGTTTCACGCTTTAACCTTGGTAATGGTTTGAGCTTCCGTAAGGATGGTAAGGTTACCTTCAATCACAAGTGGTACAACCTCAATACGCAGGATTACATGCCAACATGGCGTTGGTGGATTACTGATGGTTCTGATCAGGTAAACACAGGTAATATCAATAGCCTTGCAAAGGCAGAACTTACCTTCGATGATGCTTACTGGGGTGGCTCATGTTTGTCTATCTCTGGTCAGACAGCATTCTCACGTGTGAAACTCTTTAAGACAATGCTTGAGGTAAAGCCAGACTATGAGTTCTCTGTTACCTATAAGACGATCGCCGACAAGGACACACATGCTAAGTTCTTTGTAGCCCTGAAGGACCACGTCACCGAGTATAAAGAGGTGGCATTGCCAGCTGTTGAGGCAGTAGGCGAGTGGAAGACTTTCACCGTAAAGGCTTCAGACTTAGGTTTGGCTGCTGGTGATAAGGTAGCGATGATGGGTCTTGTTGTTGAGAATACTCCTGCCAATTATGAGTTGCGTGTTGGTGAGATGGCGCTCCGCGACAATGCAAAAGACTTCGCTACAGCCACTCCAACAATCAAGAAGGTTGAGATTCTCCGTGGTCGTTACAACGCTTGTGACTTCAAGATGCAGTATGCTTCTAAGGAAGAATCAGGTTGGGAGAAGACTTATAACGATGAGGTAGGTACATGGTATTATGAAATTTACTTCCAACAGAAAGACCAGCCAGTGCAGTTGCTTACCGCTACAACCTCTTGGGCTGCATACGTTGTTGATGCTCCAATGGTATCAGGTGCCGACAAGCGCGACTGCCGTTTCGGTGTACGTGCCGTATCTCCTGATGGTAAGAAGGGTTCTGACATTGTTTGGTCAGAGTATAAGAAGGTTGCTTACGACCAGCCATTGAGCGATGTCGTTGCTGACCGTCCTGTTATCAAGCCAAACGAAGAGTTCACACTCAAGTATCTTGATGACATGGTTCCTGCTGCTCAGTCATGGAAGTTGAAGAATGCAGTTACTGGTGCTGTTGTTGCTCAGGGCGAAAGCGGTACAAGTGCTAAGTTTACTGTTCCAACAGAGGGTACATACGACCTCGTTGTTATGGATAGCAACGGCAAGGAAAGCATTATCCGTGGTAAGGTAAAGGTGACGCCAGAGGCTACAGGTGCTGTTCCTCAGATTACCGATATCACTGCTGACAAGACAACAGAAGTGACTGGTAAGAACGTAACCTACACTTACGAGGGTCGTCTCGGTGAGGGTAAGGCGTCACGTGGTCTTGAGATTACCGACCCTAAGATGTTCCGCATCCCTGGTGATGTTCAGCAGGGTAAGTCTTATTCATATGCTCTCTGGTTCAAGGCAGACAAGTTCAGCCATGATAGTCAGGGTACAAACCTTATCAATAAGAACTCTATCCATGACAAGTGGCCACATAACAACTGGGGTGACCTTTGGGTGACTATCCGTCCAGAGTGGCAGGGTCATAGAACGAAGCATGAAGCGAATGAGATTTCGTTCAATACTATGGGTTGGACAGCTCACGACAATCCTTATGAGGAAGTGATGTCTACTGGTTACAATGTTACTCCAGGTGTATGGAACCATATCGTTGTAACACAGGATGAAGGCAATATGCAGAAGATCTACTTCAACGGTCGTAAGGTGGCTGACCACAGCTTCACAGAGTCTAAGCGTCGTGAGGATGTTGCACAGAGCGATCCACGTATCGATGCTAATAAGGTAGCCGACATCTTCATCGGTGGTGGTGGTGTTTACAAGAGCGGCTTCAATGGTATCATTGATGAGGTTCAGGTATGGAGCAAGCCACTCTCTGACGATGAGGTGTTGCAGGCGATGAAGGGCTATAAGGAAGGTCAGGTTCCTACTGACTTGAAGGCTTACTTCACATTCGAGGAGGCTAATGGTATGAAGTTTAAGAATCTCGGTAGTGCAGGTAGTGCTTTTGATGGTTCTGTTGTCGTTGTCGCTGGTAGTGGTGGCGAGAATACATCAAGTGCTTCTTACGTTGACCAGAAGCCTAACAACGATGTATTAGGCTTCCCTGGTGTTGTCGGTACATACGAGATTAAGACAGTTCCTACTTGGACTTTGGGCGATGGTGTTATCTCTTCATCTACAGATAAGACTGCTGTCGTTACCTATGCTGCTCCTGGTAAGAAGAATGTAACTTTGAAGCTGAAGAACGGCTGGGGTGAAGCTGAGAAGACCGTTGAGGAAATCGTTGAGATTACCTCTGAGGCTAACGCTATCGATGCAGTCGATGCTCAACTTGGCTTCTCTGTTTATCCTAACCCATTCGTTGAGAGCGTAAATCTGCGCTTTGCTGAGAATGGTCGTTACACAGTTAACGTGCTCGGTACTACTGGCACACTCCTCCAGAGCAATAGCTTTGAGGCTGCACAGGGTCAGGTCGTTAATGTAGCTATCACTGGCGCAAAGGGTATGTACCTCGTTCAGGTGCTTAAGAATGGTAAGGTTTACAAGACTGTGAAGGTTGTGAAGAAGTAGAAAGCAACCACGACTGACCGACCAGCCCCTCCCCCTTGCCCCTCCCCCATAGGGAGGGGAGTGAAATGCGAGATACCCCAATAATAGGGGATGCGATTCTTTAGTGAACTAATCTTTACTGACAGATGGGAAGTACTGGGAACAACTTGCTTATGAATAGCAGAAAGATATTTCCTAAGTAATAAGGGGTATCACGCATACCTTATGAATAGCAAAAAGACATTTCCTAAGTAATAAGGGATATCATGCATACCTTATGAATAGTAGAAAGAAATTTCCTAAGTAATAAGGGATATCACGTATACCTTATGAATAGCAGAAAGATATTTCCTAAGTAATAAGGGGTATCACGCATACTACTCCCCTCCCTTTGGGGGAGGGGCAAGGGGGAGGGGCTTTTATTTTTATTATTATGATCACACTCACTCAATCAACCTACAAGACTACCACATGGAAGGGTGGTGTCACACGTCAGATTTTTATCTCACCTGCTGATGGCGACTTGTCAGCACGGCAATTTGATGTGCGTATCTCGTCGGCTATTATCGATGATGTACAGAGCGATTTCTCTGATTTTTCGGGCTTCACACGTTATATCCTGCCCTTGGAAGGAGAGATAACGCTGATAAAAGATGGTCGTCATGTTACTTTGTCACACAATGCTTTGTATGAGTTTGAGGGTGACGAGAAAGTAAGTTCGGAGAATACGCAGGGAGCTGTAGATTTTAATATCATCGTGCGACACGGCATTAGTGTTGAGGTGGGGATAATGGAAGATGCAGCGTTCACGGACAGCCGTCGAACGATTGTTTTTGCCCTTGAAGATTGTATCGTTGAGGGTGAGGCTCTTTCTAAACACGATACGGCACTCCTTGACGAGCCTTTCTGCCTAAAAGGAAAAGTTGTCATTGCTCGATTCATGGAATAACGGATGGTCAGAACGCTCGTTTCTGATCATCCGTTTTGTAAATATAAGCTCACGCTTCAAAAATTAAAGACGCCCAATAGCGATTGAATTAACGCTCTTTTGGCTTGCAAAAGGTGCCCTTTAAGCCCCTTACTAACGCCCTTTTGAAGTCCAATTAAGCACCTTTTGAAAACCGCTTCTGCAACTATTTGATAATAAAAGACTTATGAGGGTGCAGAAATAGCTGATTCTTAACTAAAAATCCTGTCTTTTCTTACATCTAAATGTAAAATAAATTCAGAAGCCGACTACGATTTTTTAGCCTTTGAACTTTGAGGTTTAACCTTTGAACTTTG carries:
- a CDS encoding endo-beta-N-acetylglucosaminidase; translation: MRRIHLLLFGCCLIPSTLMAQELKSNYIQWGFESQQFPNKLRSWSKSNPKINDDDNFFISRVKPKQRFRYEGTQVRTDLTETNDKKLLAWLPWNVPSKNALPDGVFDSEVFSMWPYVTHWGDWNCGLGRIPAALLDVAHKNGVAVSSVAGIPDGQLKGEWSRSLTTLAGSDIQTVADYMKYYGYDGFGYNSEFSEYYTAGRVTKAVRDFHVKLNKAIRPYNPIFENIWYDGTNDQGRVTFDQGLGDHNKTIFGESGSEAADLFFNYNWNRSWLLENSVAKAEELHRNPLDLYAGFNMQGGEPKTYSTVRWPLLKKYPISIGLWGAHSQNMFFESRGEKGSDPETQQRTYMLRTERWFSSGSRNPVTTPEISHSMQYNADNTDFHGMSAMMTARSSMSWDLTQEPLITYFNLGNGKFFNYGGVRQNDRPWANVGVQDYLPTWRWWFASKLLGRTAADVPATGLDAEFVWDDAYMGGSTVRVHGSTPKEYLHLFKTKYALKTGDVITFRYKVKGGKADASLVFATEDNVNAEKAYPVLTTADEADEDKWVEKTITVGGDLNGKTLALVALKMENAADLNLYLGEFSIVRGTFDTPAQPQIVKTALLHSAKNGVDGKIIFNMPNTKAKGEPCYNTDVKTSLFKLWAQQEGKEPILMGVTTSWAGMFYSVPVDLKGQGKVKFGVSAVSLDMKKESAIAWGENHEIFTNYDYNDEIKADKSVIKPNEEFTISYVDPRHEAGNWKIVDGSGNVVAQADNATEIKVTGIANVGFYNLILNGKVASTSGRVDKEVTYSNYVQITSNAVGAVPHINKLTADESETSIEVVANKEVTMKYEGKKADGSGSRGVKLLEKPVGVKVSELGFNNTSKNNQAWSLAFWVKFNGFTGGTQIVDMRHPGTDWPQNNWGSMWTTYDPNTGVYEVTLREKNAGGAKEYKQRWKVDFVPGAWTHFVLAMEGNGTDTKPMVYINGKAAKAHNWEYNGQQGEGLNTARFANNAWWDENILGIGFGRAGAAAINGTVDDVKFFDKAISEAEATKTMMSIATTDAGMKAYWDFESDAAADHYFASKVGTAKIAHGELKAGTGEGVTTLVPDAPTYDAGSAFVSGNFQVTTTAEWTAKKATITSQSGNDQAGTAKLKYAKAGDYEVTLTLTNAHGSDTRTFKVIKVKADPTGINGTEAADMKVYAIDRDVLFDVETPGNYLVQVFSTNGQMVASKAVSVNGAESVRLHLGAQGVYVVNVKKDGKTLRTVKFICK
- a CDS encoding HutD family protein, which gives rise to MITLTQSTYKTTTWKGGVTRQIFISPADGDLSARQFDVRISSAIIDDVQSDFSDFSGFTRYILPLEGEITLIKDGRHVTLSHNALYEFEGDEKVSSENTQGAVDFNIIVRHGISVEVGIMEDAAFTDSRRTIVFALEDCIVEGEALSKHDTALLDEPFCLKGKVVIARFME
- a CDS encoding endo-beta-N-acetylglucosaminidase → MKKITLFASLALASCLSMSAQRTPTHPLDIQDAKFENLPNYLEAWLKGEMKQPQGVSDIDDQFFISRVRPLERIKDGDYQVRQGVKRNRKMCLWTPLDDPTAQWKALPRYCFEGDNFSLWSYIDIHGNWTSPWIRSTAGLTDVAHKNGVSVGCVMSIGYGASVYLNQWRQDTYSKVLFKLSKKEGDKFIYAAPFVRLMKYYGVNGIGFNSEFYTNAASMKQLSEFFVACHKEAEKINWKFEVHWYDGTADSGYIRFDRGLGSHNEKIFGDKDNIATDMLFANYNWDGGLLRSSVATANRLGRSSFDYYAGFDIQGRGLRQASWSALLDNDISIGFWGAHKQSLIHQSATDNGTSDIAIQKTYLKKQELMFSGGYNNPGLLPAINTDCNLANASLKSFHGLATFLTAKSTIQQVPFVSRFNLGNGLSFRKDGKVTFNHKWYNLNTQDYMPTWRWWITDGSDQVNTGNINSLAKAELTFDDAYWGGSCLSISGQTAFSRVKLFKTMLEVKPDYEFSVTYKTIADKDTHAKFFVALKDHVTEYKEVALPAVEAVGEWKTFTVKASDLGLAAGDKVAMMGLVVENTPANYELRVGEMALRDNAKDFATATPTIKKVEILRGRYNACDFKMQYASKEESGWEKTYNDEVGTWYYEIYFQQKDQPVQLLTATTSWAAYVVDAPMVSGADKRDCRFGVRAVSPDGKKGSDIVWSEYKKVAYDQPLSDVVADRPVIKPNEEFTLKYLDDMVPAAQSWKLKNAVTGAVVAQGESGTSAKFTVPTEGTYDLVVMDSNGKESIIRGKVKVTPEATGAVPQITDITADKTTEVTGKNVTYTYEGRLGEGKASRGLEITDPKMFRIPGDVQQGKSYSYALWFKADKFSHDSQGTNLINKNSIHDKWPHNNWGDLWVTIRPEWQGHRTKHEANEISFNTMGWTAHDNPYEEVMSTGYNVTPGVWNHIVVTQDEGNMQKIYFNGRKVADHSFTESKRREDVAQSDPRIDANKVADIFIGGGGVYKSGFNGIIDEVQVWSKPLSDDEVLQAMKGYKEGQVPTDLKAYFTFEEANGMKFKNLGSAGSAFDGSVVVVAGSGGENTSSASYVDQKPNNDVLGFPGVVGTYEIKTVPTWTLGDGVISSSTDKTAVVTYAAPGKKNVTLKLKNGWGEAEKTVEEIVEITSEANAIDAVDAQLGFSVYPNPFVESVNLRFAENGRYTVNVLGTTGTLLQSNSFEAAQGQVVNVAITGAKGMYLVQVLKNGKVYKTVKVVKK